Proteins encoded within one genomic window of Setaria italica strain Yugu1 chromosome IV, Setaria_italica_v2.0, whole genome shotgun sequence:
- the LOC101758377 gene encoding EIN3-binding F-box protein 1 yields MSPFQGYRGDGALAGVRSRKRVFASAAAEPAVTAAPKRQKRREEPSLDALPDECLFEVLRRVRGARARCASACVSRRWLALLAGIRASEAVLAPPAPAVPDLNQEYLGGEDDDEADLMDHDGDARERTLEGKEATDARLTAAAVAGRLSAVSVRGSHPARGVTDAGVSALARGCPALRSLSLWDVPQVTDAGLAEIAAECHALERLDVTGCPLVTDKALIAVAQGCPELKSLTIEACSGVANEGLKAIGRSCTKLQAVNIKNCAHVDDQGVSGLVCSATASLAKVRLQGLSITDASLAVIGYYGKAITDLTLARLPAVGERGFWVMANAMGLQKLRCMTVTSCPGLTDLALASVAKFSPSLKLVNLKKCSKVSDGCLKEFAESARVLENLQIEECNKVTLMGILAFLLNCSPKFKALSLVKCIGIKDICSAPAQLPVCKSLRSLTIKDCPGFTDASLAMVGMICPQLENVNLSGLGAVTDNGFLPLIKSSESGLVNVDLNGCENLTDAAVSALVKAHGASLAHLSLEGCSRITDASLFAISESCSQLAELDLSNCMVSDYGVAVLAAAKQLKLRILSLSGCMKVTQKSVPFLGSMSSSLEGLNLQFNFIGNHNIASLEKQLWRCDILA; encoded by the exons ATGTCTCCGTTCCAGGGATACAGAG GTGATGGCGCTCTCGCCGGCGTCCGGTCGCGGAAGCGCGTGTTCGCGTCGGCGGCCGCTGAGCCCGCCGTGACGGCCGCGCCCAAGCGGCAGAAGCGGAGGGAGGAGCCGTCCCTGGACGCGCTCCCGGACGAGTGCCTCTTCGAGGTCCTCCGCCGCGTGCGGGGCGCCCGCGCGCGCTGCGCCTCGGCCTGCGTCTCCCGCCGCTGGCTCGCGCTCCTCGCAGGCATCCGCGCCTCCGAGGCCGTgctcgccccgcccgcccccgccgtgcCGGACCTCAACCAGGAGTacctcggcggcgaggacgacgacgaggccgaCCTCATGGACcacgacggcgacgcccgcGAGAGGACCCTCGAGGGCAAGGAGGCCACGGACGCGCGCctcacggcggcggccgtcgccggccgcctttCCGCCGTCTCCGTCCGCGGGAGCCACCCGGCGCGCGGCGTCACTGACGCCGGCgtctccgcgctcgcccgcggctGCCCGGCCCTCCGGTCCCTTTCCCTGTGGGATGTTCCACAGGTGACGGACGCCGGGCTCGCCGAGATCGCCGCCGAGTGCCACGCGCTGGAGCGGCTTGACGTCACTGGTTGCCCGCTGGTCACGGACAAGGCCCTTATTGCCGTCGCTCAGGGGTGCCCGGAGTTGAAGTCGTTGACCATCGAGGCGTGCTCTGGTGTTGCCAACGAGGGTCTCAAGGCAATTGGCCGGAGCTGCACGAAGCTGCAGGCGGTGAACATCAAGAACTGCGCTCATGTTGATGATCAGGGTGTGTCTGGCCTCGTCTGCTCCGCAACCGCTTCATTGGCCAAGGTCCGGCTCCAGGGTCTGAGCATTACTGATGCTTCTCTCGCGGTGATTGGGTACTATGGGAAGGCAATCACAGACCTCACCCTCGCTCGCCTCCCAGCAGTTGGTGAGAGGGGATTTTGGGTGATGGCCAATGCCATGGGCCTTCAGAAGCTCAGATGTATGACTGTCACCTCCTGCCCGGGACTCACGGATCTTGCTCTTGCATCTGTTGCCAAGTTCAGCCCAAGTTTGAAGCTTGTTAACCTCAAGAAGTGCAGCAAGGTCTCAGATGGTTGCCTCAAGGAATTCGCCGAATCAGCAAGGGTTCTGGAGAACCTGCAGATTGAGGAATGCAACAAGGTTACTCTCATGGGCATTCTTGCTTTCCTCCTCAACTGCAGTCCGAAGTTTAAGGCTCTCTCTTTGGTCAAATGCATTGGGATCAAGGACATCTGCTCTGCACCTGCACAGCTTCCAGTATGCAAGTCGCTTCGCTCCCTGACCATCAAGGATTGCCCGGGTTTCACAGATGCCAGCTTGGCCATGGTGGGCATGATCTGCCCTCAGTTGGAGAATGTCAATTTGAGCGGCCTTGGTGCAGTCACCGACAATGGCTTCCTTCCATTGATCAAGAGTTCTGAGAGCGGGCTGGTCAATGTTGATTTGAATGGCTGTGAGAATCTCACAGATGCAGCTGTTTCTGCCTTGGTGAAGGCACATGGTGCTTCTCTTGCACACCTTAGCCTTGAGGGCTGCAGTAGGATTACTGATGCAAGCCTGTTTGCAATCTCTGAGAGCTGCAGCCAGCTTGCTGAGCTTGATCTTTCAAACTGCATGGTCAGCGACTATGGTGTTGCAGTCTTGGCGGCAGCAAAGCAGCTCAAGCTTCGCATCCTCTCACTTTCTGGTTGCATGAAGGTCACCCAGAAGAGTGTTCCTTTCTTAGGCAGCATGTCTTCATCCTTGGAAGGACTCAATCTCCAGTTCAACTTCATCGGCAACCACAACATCGCCTCACTGGAGAAGCAGCTCTGGCGGTGCGACATCCTTGCTTAG